ATCTCCGACACATTCGACGCACTTAGAACCAGGCGTGCCTACAAGGAACCCTGGGATTTTCCGAAAATAAGCGGATTAATGCTGGAGTTGGCCGGAACGCGGCTTAACCCTTACCTGGTTTTGAACTTTCTCAAGATACTTGAAGAATTAGGCGAGCGGGTCATTGAGGACGGGATCAACCTCTCTGCTGATGCTCCCGCTCTTTCAGAAGCTCAACTCGCTACCCGTCATGTGTGTGAATAACAACAAAATGGCGCCTGAACCTGGCTCGACAGGTTGCCAATTTGCCGGAATTTTATTTTAGAGACGGCCTGGGATCAACGCGATTTTTTGTCGTTTCTCTGACTCTACGAACCTCACCGGAACTATGAAAAAACTTCACGTTTTTGATATCTGGCAGCGACCAATTGCAGGAATGCTTAAGGATCAACTGGAAAACGAGGGGGTTGCCTGTCTGCTGCGGAATGATCAGCTGTCTACCGCTATGGGTGATATCCCGTTTATTGAGTGCTATCCCGAACTCTGGGTCATTGATGATGAAACCTATCCGCGCGCCCGGATGCTGCTTGACAGCTGGCTGACCAGGCAGGAATCGGATAAAGAACCATGGACCTGCCCCTTTTGTGGTGAAGTTTCTGAGGGACAATTCTATCTCTGCTGGCGCTGCGAGAACCAGCGGCAATAATTCATGCTGTATAACATCCCATCATATTCTGAGCCTGCTCAGATAAAAGTTGGTTGTTGACATCTGAACCTCCTTGGTCAAAATATCCTCAGGCGAATTAACCTCAACCAAATACCTGCTCATCAATAATCAAACGGGAGAAACGATTGTGAAAGTTCTGGCATTTAACGGGAGTCCCCGCAGAGAAGGCAATACCTGTCTAGCCATCAGCCTGGTCACCGCTGAACTCGAAGCGGAGGGAATTGAAACAGAGGTCATTCAGGTCGGAAGCAAGGTGATCCGAGGCTGCACCGCTTGCGGCAAGTGCAGGGAAAACAAGGATGAGCGTTGTGTGTTGCCAGGCGATGATGTCAATACGTGGATTCAAAAAATGAAAGCGGCTGATGGCATACTTTTAGGCTCACCCGTCCATTTCGCAGGGATGAGCGGGGCCATGAAATCGTTTTTGGATCGAGCCTTTTATGTCTCTGGATCGAACGGCAACCTGCTGCGCCACAAGGTCGGCGCTGCGGTGGTAGCAGTCAGACGTTCCGGCGGTCTGCCAACCTTTGAGCAGCTGAATAATTTTCTGCTCTACTCAGAGATGCTGCTGCCAACCTCCAACTATTGGAACGTGATCCACGGAACCCAGCCCGGCGAAGCGGCGCAAGACCTCGAGGGCGTTCAGATCATGAGGGTGCTGGGGAGGAATATGGCCTGGCTGATGAAACTGGTTGAAAACGGCAAAGGGAAGGTTGTCCCTCCAGCGAAAGAAGCCAAAGCGTTTATGAGCTTTATTCATTAACACAGATCAGAGGTTTTCCTGACATCACTCACTCTGTCTTGCAAGCCGCTATGCCCGTATTATTTTCAGGAGAAAATATGAACAGGTTGCACAAACAAGGACTTGCATTACTGATCATTCTGTTGCTGACCGCTTGCAGCCACTACGTCACAGAATTGGTCCCGCCGGTCATTGACCTGCGCAACTATAAGACTGTCGCGGTAGTCGATTTCCCTGTCAGTGCTTCCTTCCCCGCTCAGGCCGAGGTAACTCGCCGCTTTCTTGCCGCGCTTCAGGCCGCCCAACCCGGGGTCAAGATCCTTGAGCTCGGCAGCGCACAGCAGGTTTTGACCACCATAGGCCGGACCAGCTTCGACATCGGTGCTATTAAAATGATCGGTCAACAATACGGGGTGGACGCTGTGCTGACCGGAGAGATGACAGTCACCGTCATGCAGCCGAGTCTGTCATTGAACAATGCCCTTACCCAGCTTAGTGCCAGTGCCAAGGTCAAAGGAGCGCTCAACAGCAAGGTGCGCGAAACCAGCAATGGGGCAACGGCCTGGACAAATGGTGCCCACGGCACCTGGACACTTGCCGGATTCAGCATGGATGAGCATGGGCTGACCGGAGGCAGGGTGAACGATGTGAATAGCAAATATGAAGAGATGTTGAGTGATCTGGTTAACGTCGCTACCAGGGATTTTCGTCCGACCTACAAACGGCGCCAGGTAGACTGATTGCGTTCAGTTAACATGATGACCGAAGTTGCCCCATGGGTCGGGCGAACCATGGGGCAAGAGTTGCAGGACCGCAAACAGACCCGAGCGTAGCCGAGCTTTCGAGGATAAGAGCTGGTCTATGGCGCGAGCCCCTCTTTATCTGGCACGATTTCACCCTTTTTAGGAGACGAGCATGCGACCGATCAACACAATCCTTTTTACTCTGCTGGCAGCAACCCTCTTCAGCGCCTGTTCGCAGGAGACACCACCCGCCGTAAAACCAGCCAAACCGGTCACGGCGGAATCCCAGCCAGTCAGCGCCCAAACAAAACAGGCTGTGGCTGAAGCCAAACAACAGGTCAAAGAAGCGGTTGCCGAAGTTGAGCAGGAGGCAACCAAGCAGGTTGACGCGATCAAGGCGGAAGCCACCAAGCAGGTTGACGCGATCAAGGCGGAAGCGACCAAACAAACTGCCGCCGTCAAGGCAGAGGTTTCCACGGCCATAGAACAGGCAAAAACAACCACCATGGCGACGGTAGACACCGCCAAAAAGGAGACGATCTCAGCCCTCTCGGAGTTAACCGACAGTAAACCGGCGGCCTCATCAGCGGCGACACCCTCCCCCGGAGTAGTTGTTTACGCCGCTTCGATGGGAAAAGTCACCTTCGACCACACCGCGCATTCCGGCCGTCTTGAGTGCAGCAAGTGCCACCTGACCGACCCGCCACAAAAGATTGTAATTTCCAAGGAGATTGCTCACGCC
Above is a genomic segment from Geopsychrobacter electrodiphilus DSM 16401 containing:
- a CDS encoding DUF2007 domain-containing protein, which codes for MKKLHVFDIWQRPIAGMLKDQLENEGVACLLRNDQLSTAMGDIPFIECYPELWVIDDETYPRARMLLDSWLTRQESDKEPWTCPFCGEVSEGQFYLCWRCENQRQ
- a CDS encoding flavodoxin family protein: MKVLAFNGSPRREGNTCLAISLVTAELEAEGIETEVIQVGSKVIRGCTACGKCRENKDERCVLPGDDVNTWIQKMKAADGILLGSPVHFAGMSGAMKSFLDRAFYVSGSNGNLLRHKVGAAVVAVRRSGGLPTFEQLNNFLLYSEMLLPTSNYWNVIHGTQPGEAAQDLEGVQIMRVLGRNMAWLMKLVENGKGKVVPPAKEAKAFMSFIH
- a CDS encoding cytochrome c3 family protein; protein product: MRPINTILFTLLAATLFSACSQETPPAVKPAKPVTAESQPVSAQTKQAVAEAKQQVKEAVAEVEQEATKQVDAIKAEATKQVDAIKAEATKQTAAVKAEVSTAIEQAKTTTMATVDTAKKETISALSELTDSKPAASSAATPSPGVVVYAASMGKVTFDHTAHSGRLECSKCHLTDPPQKIVISKEIAHALCKGCHKISGGKAPTACMGCHKK